From Triticum aestivum cultivar Chinese Spring chromosome 7B, IWGSC CS RefSeq v2.1, whole genome shotgun sequence:
AACGAGCTAGGTTTGAAGCAAAGTTTGCTAGCTTTATTTCGACATACCTCGAGTTAAAGTACATCTACAACCTATGAGTGGGATATCTGTCTTTATACgaaattttcatttttctttcttagATATTTCTCCTGCTATGGACTCATATCGTTCATATTGATTGCCCATTCAATTATAGGATGAATAAGTAAAGCTACTTTCAAGATTTACGTTCTTTTACGACACTGCCATTCTGAATAGCCTTTCATGTGCCCATTGTTTCTTATGTGGTTGTTGCTTAGTTATTGTGGCTTAATTTGTCAATAAACTATTTTTTTCGTGAATAcacaaagcttgcgtatcattttTATTGATAGATGAAGTTAAAAAAAAAGTACATCAGATAGTACAACGCATGACACGAATGCAAGAGGCGTGAACGTGGCGCCGGGAGCAGAGAAACATGGAAAGCTCAACCCAAACAAAAAAATCACGGTTAAACTCGCCGCCCTGGGACGCAGCCCAAACGAAACACACAAGACGACCAACATCTCAAAATCCACTGCCTAGGATGCCGTGAACAGACAAGATGGCGCTTGCATGAAGGAGAACAACGCCGAGGCACCGTCGCCGTTTGATCCGAGAAGCCGGACCTAGGGTTTCCTCTTACGCTCGAAAAGGGACACAAATAGCAGTCATGGCCGCGCCTCCAAAGAAAGAACAATACCTGCAGGCAAAGGCGTGGCCAGGTTTGACCAACGCCCCAGGCCAACTTCATGCTACAATGATGCACAATAGTAAAAATTGTTTACTGTTGCAACCGTCACCAAAGAGAATTGCTGCCACGCCAGGGCGAAGGCCCCTATTGCCCGGGGCCTGGCTACCCCACTGCCCGTAGGTAACAAATGGATCATAGGAAGATCATTTGTTTTCTGGCTAAAAATGGTTAGAGATTAGCTCGAAACCGTTATAGCTTAACCTCTAGCTCGGATCAAATAAAGCTTACCTGTTTTATCAACTTATCCAAGCTGAGTTTAGCCTAAATCGCTCAAGCTGGACCTTTGATCCCTGTCCTCCGACAGGGAGAAAAGATTCACCTCGCAATTTGGCATAAAACTCCATACTACACAATCTGATTGGATGACGACGGTGAGGTGAATCTTTTGATGGAATTTGATTGTTCACTCAGTGATGTCGATGGCCCAGCTTACATATGTTTGCACATTGCCTAAAACCGCTCATATTCATTACCAGTCAACATTAACATTCCCATAAACAGCTGCATGCCTTCAGCTTTCATCTGCTACTTGTTTATGTCCACCCGGCCCCATGTGAAGACGGTCGCGACTATATGTCGCACTTGGCAGATTGTAGCTGCCGCATCTACTTCGACCAGCAAGTTCCAAGAACAATACAACCGTCTCACATATGCCATTTCACTACCAATTAAGCTAGCAAAGTAGCCTAGATGCAGGGCTCCTTTCAACATGCTGATTTTTAACTAGTTTCCACACGAAGGACCTTGACAACGTTACCGTACCGGCGCCGGCCGCACAAACAAACGAAACCGTGCCAGTTAAGTCCGCGATTTCCCCTTCCTTGGACGCGCATTTGGCACCCTATCGGCGATCATGATTCGCCTCAGCACACTAGCTGCGTCGATCCGGGTAATACTTTGCTAAAACTCGTATTATAAAACCATACACCACACAAACAGTAGCTAGTTTGGAGTTGCGCTTGCACCAATGACATTCCCTCGTCAAGCCCACAGCCCAGCGCCACCGCCGTCGCACCCATGGCCGTCGGGAGGATCTTCAAAGGATGACCCCGCGTCTCAAGGTGGGATCATCGCTGGCCTCGTCATCGGCTTCGTGGCCTCCTTGCTCCTCTTCACCGTGGCGTGGAGCGTCTTCAAGGGGCACCGCAACAGCCGCGCTCGCGcccgcgccgcggcggcggccgccgctcgGCCGTGGCCACCGCCGGAACCTTACCACCCACGCAGCGACGAAGAGCGGCAGAGCCGAAGCGGCAGCGACCCGAGCCAGACGGCCCGTCTGCCGGCGTTCACGTACAGCCCGTCCGTGAAGCACAAcgtggcgggcggcggcgaggaggcggcgacgtGCTCGGTGTGCCTCGGCGCGTTCCTGCTCGGAGAGACGGTCCGGCTGCTGCCGGTGTGCCTGCACCTCTACCACGTCGGGTGCATCGACCCGTGGCTGGACGCGCACTCGACGTGCCCGCTCTGCCGCTCCGACACCGACCCGACGATCGACGCCGTCCGGATACTGCCTGTTTAGGCCTTCGTTCTGCCGGCGAGTGGCGTAGATACATGAGGTATAGCCGCAGCACTACTGTAAAGATTCGCGAGGATAGTTGGAGTGTACACTCATGCATTTATTTTGCTGGAGATTATTTTTTTTACGACGTAGTACGACTTTGTCTCAAACTCTCAATACATTGCTTGGTATATCAACATTTGCCTCTTTTGGTGATGTTACCGGATTAGTCACCAATTGTGTCAAGAGTCTTGTTGCACTAATTTGTTGCGGTGACATTGATCTTGGTGACGTTCTTCAGGCCTTCCCGGCTATTCGCTCCACCTTCCCAATGAGATACTTGGGACTGTCTCTTTCAGTTACAAGGTTGAAGAGGATACACTTTCAGTTCTTAGAAGATAAAGTTGCTCGGAAGCTACCGCCTTGGATCGTGAGGCATGTAGCTACCCCGGGCCGCGTCGTTTTGGTCAAGGTTGTGCTTACCGCCATTGCTATATATCATATTACGCCTCTGGAGTTGCCGGTGAAAGTGAGGAAGAAGATTGATAGTTTGCGGCCCGCCTACCTATGGGCGGGATGTGACAAGGTGACTGGTGGAAAATGCAAGGTCAACTGGGAACTTGTCTGTAAGCCCAAGATCTTCGGTGGTTTGGGCATCCTCAACCTGGAGAAGTTTGCTACTGCCCTTCGATTGCGATGGCTTTGGTATGAATGGGCTGACCCACCCAAGACTTGGGTTGAGATGGGAACGCCATGCAATGACAATGATAGGGACATTTTTGCGGCGGCCACCACGATCCGCATTGGAGATGGAGGTAAGGCGAAGTTCTGGGAACCACCCTGGCTCCAAGGCATGAGACCCGAAGATATTGCTCCTAGGATCTTTGATCTCTCAAAAAAGAAATCTTCCAAACTGCTCTCCTCAACAATTTTTGGGTTAATCAAATTGATACCCATCATGGGATCACCCTTGAGCACCTACAGGAGTTCACCACACTTTGGGAGAAACTATCCTCTGTTACTCTCAACAATAATATGCAAGATACTATCCACTGGAAGTTCACCTCTCAAGGAGAATACTCGACGTCGACTGCCTATATGGCGCAGTTTGCTGGACACACAACTAGCATCATGCCTGTTGCTGTTTGGAAGGTTTGGGCCCCTCCGAAATGCAAGTTTTTTGCTTGGTTGATAATTCAAAACAGAGTATGGACGGCCGGTCGATTGCTCCGCCGTGGTTGGCCGAACTGCAACCTTTGCCCGCTTTGCAAGCAAATCCAGGATATGGTAGCGCATCTTCTCTTCCAGTGTAGGTTCTCCCAGCACCATGGctcattttttttactattctcGGGTAATTTTTAAAATATGAGGAAGAAAGTTTTAATAAAGTACAGCATGGCATTTTTCATGTAAATTGAGCATTGTTGTTGTAAATTATGTTTTGTTTTTGTCttttctttattataaaaatatatatgatttttttttGTTAATGGCATTTTTTAATTCTTTTGGGCCTAGCCAATTTTCTCCTGGCGATCGAACCGTTCGTTGGGATCCTCCCTAGCTAATGATCGCCAGAAATCCTCGTCCTAAAAATATGGGACCACCTATGTATAAGTTGTGCGGCCCTTTATTATGTTTCCGTCATTTTTTCTTACCGATGGTTGACAATAGCCACGCAATCCGTGGCTATCAAGACACTCCTAAGATGAAGATCCTTCATCAAAGAGAGAGCCTCGCAACAAGCACGTGCTTCTAGACACCCAGGATCAACTAGTCCGTTGAAAATAATGACTGAGGCACCAAGGGTAGATGGTATC
This genomic window contains:
- the LOC123158036 gene encoding E3 ubiquitin-protein ligase EL5-like: MTFPRQAHSPAPPPSHPWPSGGSSKDDPASQGGIIAGLVIGFVASLLLFTVAWSVFKGHRNSRARARAAAAAAARPWPPPEPYHPRSDEERQSRSGSDPSQTARLPAFTYSPSVKHNVAGGGEEAATCSVCLGAFLLGETVRLLPVCLHLYHVGCIDPWLDAHSTCPLCRSDTDPTIDAVRILPV